The Molothrus ater isolate BHLD 08-10-18 breed brown headed cowbird chromosome 29, BPBGC_Mater_1.1, whole genome shotgun sequence nucleotide sequence ACCAGCTGAGGTACCCAGACCCCTCAGACGCCCTGACTCACCAGCTGAGGTACCCAGACCCCCTGACTCACCAGCTGAGGTACCTCCTCTCCTGGTACACGtgtccctcctctcccccaaAGGACACGTTGAGGACGCTGACGGTGCAGgtgctgcccaggctgtccccaaaGAAGGCCTGGAGCAGGCTGGCCCCGGGCAGGCTCCCGTTGgccacctgcagcccccctgccctgcactggaTGCCGTCCTCGCGCCGAGGGCTGGGCGAGCCGTAGGCGGCCGCCTTCCActgcaggaaggacaggggGCAGCTGCTGTTCGGGGCCTCGGCCACCAGCGACAGCTCCTGcgggacagacacacggacagggggTCACCCcggggcaggagcacaggattCCCGTCCATCCTGTTAATGGGTATTGAGCTAGCTAATGGACTGATAGTAGATTAATATCAATTCTATTAATGGATATTGATCTATCTAATAGATTGATAGTAGATAAATATAAATTCTATTGATGGATATTAATCCAATAGATTGATATTAGATTACTATAAATTCTATTAATTGATCTAATAGATTGATATTAGATAGATTTATATCAATTCTATTAATGGATATTAATCAATCTAATAGATTGATATTAGAACGATTAATATAAATTCTATTAATTGATATTAATAAAACTAATAGATTGATATTAGATATCAATTAATAGAATTTATATTAATCGATCTAATAGATTGATATTAGATTAATATCAATTCTATTAATGGATATTAATCTAACATATTAGATTAGACagattaatatatatattaatattatattagaCAGATTAATATAAATTCTATTAATGCATAATAATCTAATAGATTGGTATTAGATTAATATCCATTAATAGAATTGATAATCTATCTAATAGATTTATATTAGCTAGATTAATGTTAATTAATAGAATTTATATTAATCTATCTAATAGGTTGATAATAGATTACTATAAATTCTATTAATTTATATTCATCTACCTAATAGATTGATATTAGATAGATTACTATAAATTCTATTAATTGATATTAATCTATCTAATAGATTGATATTAGCTAGATTAATGTTAATTAACAGAATTTATATTAATCTATCTAATAGGTTGATAATAGATTAATATAAATTCTATTAATGGATATTAATCTATTTAATAGATTGATATTAGCTAGATTAATATAAATTCTATTAATGGATATTAATCTATTTAATAGATTGATATTAGCTAGATTAATATAAATTCTATTAATGGATATTAATCTAATAGATTTATATTAGATTAATATAAATTCTATTAATGGATATTAATTTATCTAATAGATTGATATTATATAGACGGATATTATATAGAGTAATATAAATTCTATTAATTGATATTAATCTAATAGATTGATATTAGATTAATATCAATTAATAGGATTGATATTAACCTATCTAATAGATTGATATTAGCTAGATTCATATCAATTCTATTAATTTCTATCAATCTATCTAATATCAATCTATTGGACAGATGATATCAATGAACATATTGATGAATTGATCCGtcagctgccccagggccctcCCGGCTCACCTGGAAGACGCTGGGCGTGTACTCATCGTCGATGGAGCTCCGGGCCCGCAggcgccgcgccgcccccgcgggCTCCACCGCggccagctggagcaggaaccGGGAGCCGTTCCCGCGGGGCAGCACCCCGGCCAGGATGAACTCCAGCTGCGAGCTGTCTGCCGTgtgcagcaggctgggcagcGGCCTGGCACGGCCACCGGCCTCGTAGGCTGTcacctgaggggacacggggacagccagggacagggggcgacagccagggacagggggcgacagccagggacagggggcagagggacagcgagggacagagggacagcgagggacagagggacagcgaGGGACAGcgagggacagagggacagcaagGGACATGGGGCAAAGGGACAGCGAGGGACAGTGAGGGACAGAGAAACagtgagggacagggggacagggacagtgagggaCAGCGAGGGAcatggggcagagggacagtgagggacacagagcaggaggacagcaagggacagagggacagtgAGGGTCAGGGGGACAGCGAGGGACAGCAAGGGACAAAAGGACAGTGAGGGACACGGGGCATAGGGACAGTGAAGGACAGTGAGGGGCAGCAAAGGACAGTGAGGGAccaggggacagtgagggacagggagacagtgagggacagtgagggacagcaggggtCAGAGGGACAGCAAGGGACACGGTGCAGAGGGACAGCGCCTGCCACCTGGGCAAGCTCTCTGCCCCCTGGACGTGTCCTCTGCCCCCTGAACAAGTTCTCTGCCCCCTGGACCAATTCTCTTCCTCCTGGAtgtgccctctgcctcctgGACATGTTCCCTGCCCCCTGGAtgtgccctctgcctcctgGACATGTCCCCTGCCTCCTGAACTGCCCTCTGCACAAGTTCTCTTCCCCTGGACATGTCCCCTGCACCCTGAATGTGCCCCCTGCACCCTGGATGTGCCCCCTGCCCCCTGGAACTGTCCCCTGCCCCCTGGAACTGTCCCCTGCCCCCTGGAtgtgttccctgtcccctggacgtgtcccctgtcccctggaTGTGCCTCCTGCAGGTGCCCCCTGGATGTGCCCCCTGCACCCTGGATGTGCCCCCCGGACATGTCCCCTGACCCTTGGACATGCCCCCTGCCCCCTGGATGTGCCCCCTGCCCCCTGGATGTGTCCCCTGCCCCCTGGATGTGCCTCCTGCAGGTGCCCCCTGGATGTGTCCCCTGCCCCCTGGATGTGTCCCCTGCCCCCTGGATGTGTCCCCTGACCCTTGGACATGCCCCCTGCCCCCGGATGTGCCCCCCGTCCCCTGGATGTGCcccctgcccgtgtccccagcccccgGCCATACCCGGAATGCCAGGCTGCCATTGGCGAAGGCGCCGCCGGGGTCGGTGGCCGGGACCCCCCTGAGCTCGGCCGTCAGGGCCGTGTGGTTCAGGGTGTGGTTGAGGCTGTCCCAGGAGAACTCGGACAGGTCGTAGGTGGGGTAGAAGAGCTCTCCCAAAGGTTTGGCCTCGCTGAACTCgaagagctgcagggaagggaggggagaggggctgggagcaccgGCAGGATGGGAGATTGTGCTGTGATCCAGGGAAcggggcacagctgcctcagccaaGCAGCTCAGACACTTCCctggatgggaatgggaatggaggggatttccctggagctgggaagctgcccagggaccctctgcacccccagctgtcccagagcagccccttgCCAGCAGTACCTTGGTGAAGACCACAGCCGAGGAATAGACCACGCTGTCGGGAGGGTCGATCCAGACGGCCCCAGCAGGActgggtgacagcagctgggtcCAGTTGACcctcagggcactgctggggctccGCGTGGCCACCAGGAGCACAGAAGGGGCCCCGATGCTGCTCCACACGTAGTGCAGGCTGTCCTCAGGCCCCACCGCCCGCACGTGCAGCAGGTTCACAGAGGAGCTGTTCCAGCCAGGGTTGTACTCCATGGACAcctgtggggcagggacagggctggaggtggctcCTCCCAGCATGGAGGACAACCCCAGCATGCCGGGAGGTTGGGACattgcagctgcctctgctcccgTGACTCTGCAGCCCTGGTGTTGCTCAACACGCTCGGTCAGCATTTCACAGCTTTGAGCTGCTTCCCATCCTAATGGCCCTTCCCTTCCACGGCCCCTTCCCATCCTAATGGCCCTTCTGTtccacagccccttcccttccacagccccttcccatcCTAATGGCCCTTCTGTtccacagccccttcccatcCTAATGGCCCTTCCCTtccacagccccttcccatcCTAATGGCCCTTCTGTtccacagccccttcccatcCTAATGGCCCTTCtgttccccagctccttcctatcccacagccccttcctttcccaccccacagctccctcccatcccacagccccttcccatcCCGTCCCACAGCCCCTTCCTTTCCCATCTCACAGCCCCTTGCCATCCTAATGGCCCTTCCCTTCCACAGCCCCTTcctttcccatcccacagccccatcccatcccatcccatcccatcccatcccatcccatcccatcccacagccccttcTTTTCCCATCCCAATCGCCTTTCCCACCCCACGGCCATGCTGGTCCCACTGGATTAGGACAAAGGGACAGAGATGGGTGGCCCTGGGACCTGTCGCTGCAGGACAGGGGTGCCAGGGCGGGGTCACCCAGGACAGAGGGAGGGCTGGGTCAGCTCCAGCCCCACGTGGGAGCCCCctttccccccaaacccctcaagGCTGGGGCCCAGAgggtccagcccagcccctgctccggACAGGATCCCCCGAGAACACAAACTATCCCAGAAGTTTCTATCCCACAAACTATCCCAAAACTTTCTATCCCACAAACTATCCCAGAAGGTTCCCTTCAGCACGAGCAAGAACTTCTTAACGCTGAGggtgccagagctgccctgggcgAGCACAGTGTCCCACCCGCAGCCACCTGGATGTTCCTGGGTGTGTGACCCCGGTGTCCCGGCACTCCGAGATcccaggaggggacacgggggggtcTCATCCACCGCCGCAACGCGGGACGAGTTCCGCGCccggcccccccagccccggtaCCGCCGGTCCCTCCGGTACCCTCAGCCCCGGTACCCTCAGTCCCGGTCCCGGTAGCCCCGAGCCCCGCTCACCTtccggccccgctcggccccggccgccgccagcagcgccagcagcgcCAGCCCCGCAGCGGCGGCCATGGCGCCACCGGCCCCGGCCACGGCTCCGCCCCGGAACCGCCTCGGAACGGCCCGGGAACCGCCCAGGGACCGCCTGGGGAACGCTGGGAACCGCCCCAGGACCGCCTGGGAACCGCCCCGGTACCGCCCCAGGACCGCCCCGGTACCGCCCCAAGACCGCCCGGGAACCGCCCCGGTACCGCCCGGGAACCGCCCCGGTACCGCCCCAGGACCCCCCGGTACCGCCCCAGGACCCCCCGGTACTGCCCCAGGACCGCCCCGGTACCGCCCCAGGACCGCCCGGGAACCGCCCCGGTACCGCCCGCGAACCGCCCCGGTACCACCTCAGGGCCGCCCCGGTACCGCCCCGCGCGGTAAAGGAGCCCTTGTGAGCGCCGCTGGGTGCGGGATGCGGATGGAGACAGGAACCGCTCGGGGTTTGCTGCTCGGggtttgctgctctgcctctgccccgTGTGCGCTGAGCCCCTTCCGAGCCCGGGGCGGCAGAGACCCCCCCCATGTGCATCATGCTGGGGAATGGAGACCCCCCCTCCTCCGTCACCCCATCCCGCAGAGACCCCCCATGTCCACCATCCCGTGGAGACCCCCCCTTCAATGTCAGGGCAGTGGAGACCCCTCCTCCTTCATCATCCCATCCAGCAGAGACCCCCAGATCAATCCCGCAGGACAAGGCAGACCCCACTTCATTCACCTCGTGGAGCTTCTGGACCCTTGGGGTCTCTGAAGCCTCTGGAGCACCCCACACTCCCCTCACTGTCACCGTCCCATACTCTGGAGACCCTCAGAGACCCCCACCCTCAGCAGAGACCCCCATTTCCATCCCCCAGGAGGGCAGTGGAGACCCCGCGTCCTTCACAGTCCCATACAGGGGaaactccctccctcccattccccagggaccccccatGACCACCCCAACATCCAGAGACCCCCAGCCTTCACTGCCCCATACTATGgagacccccaaatcccagagagACCCCACCTCCATCCCCCAGGACACCAAAGacccccaccctgcccatgTTTTTGTTGCCCCCTGAAGTGCAGCCCCCGTCCTTGGGCTCCCCAAAGCTCCTGGTGTTGGCACAGACCCCTCAGAGCCCCCAAACCCGGGAGGTTTTGTACCCCCCACCATGAACAATCAGCCAGAAATGATAAATTTATTCAGGGATAAACCTGAACCCCAAACCCTTTAAAGATAAACCTGAACCCCAAACCCTGGGAGCTCCTGAGGGAACCCAACACCTCTTCCACCTTGATCCCTGCTGATCTGGGGTgctcagagcccccagcccggggGGTTTTGTACCCCCCACCATGAACAATCAGCCAAAAATGATAAATTTATTTAGAGATAAACCTGAACCCCAAACTC carries:
- the GLMP gene encoding glycosylated lysosomal membrane protein, encoding MAAAAGLALLALLAAAGAERGRKVSMEYNPGWNSSSVNLLHVRAVGPEDSLHYVWSSIGAPSVLLVATRSPSSALRVNWTQLLSPSPAGAVWIDPPDSVVYSSAVVFTKLFEFSEAKPLGELFYPTYDLSEFSWDSLNHTLNHTALTAELRGVPATDPGGAFANGSLAFRVTAYEAGGRARPLPSLLHTADSSQLEFILAGVLPRGNGSRFLLQLAAVEPAGAARRLRARSSIDDEYTPSVFQELSLVAEAPNSSCPLSFLQWKAAAYGSPSPRREDGIQCRAGGLQVANGSLPGASLLQAFFGDSLGSTCTVSVLNVSFGGEEGHVYQERRYLSWSVLLGFGEPPRDTFSPLVISIAAVALGTPLAVLLLGSCLVLLAQRRRYSEYEPIN